A part of Sulfurimonas sp. HSL-1716 genomic DNA contains:
- a CDS encoding TIGR02453 family protein, which yields MEFGGFSKEVIPFLKDISKNNNKEWFLTQKSRYEKIILEPSRDFVIEMGEHLMAIEPTINAVPKINGSLFRIYKDSRRNKTALSDPIKTRIGYIFWQGNKKRLQSSSFYMHYGIDELFVAVGIRWFEKEILEAYRHYIKNEQHREELAGILQDLKKQGYEIMPPSMKRYPVGFKKEMPNAELSLYKEMAAYKRYDPHLIEEGSKLIDTLYKDYEAMAPLQKWIYEMSISLG from the coding sequence ATGGAGTTTGGCGGATTTTCAAAAGAGGTGATCCCTTTTTTGAAAGATATTTCTAAAAATAACAACAAAGAGTGGTTCTTAACGCAAAAATCACGATACGAGAAGATTATACTCGAACCTTCTCGCGATTTTGTCATCGAGATGGGCGAACACCTGATGGCAATTGAGCCTACTATCAACGCCGTTCCCAAAATCAACGGTTCTCTCTTTCGCATATATAAAGACAGCCGGAGAAATAAAACGGCCTTGAGCGACCCCATTAAAACCCGTATAGGCTATATCTTTTGGCAGGGAAATAAGAAACGTCTGCAAAGCAGCAGTTTTTATATGCATTACGGTATAGACGAGCTTTTCGTGGCGGTCGGCATACGATGGTTTGAAAAAGAGATACTGGAAGCTTACCGTCATTATATAAAAAACGAACAACACAGAGAGGAACTGGCGGGAATATTACAAGACCTGAAAAAGCAGGGGTATGAGATCATGCCGCCATCTATGAAAAGATATCCCGTCGGTTTTAAAAAAGAGATGCCAAACGCAGAACTTTCGCTTTATAAAGAGATGGCTGCATATAAAAGATATGACCCTCATTTGATAGAGGAGGGTAGCAAACTCATAGATACTCTTTATAAGGACTACGAAGCGATGGCTCCGCTTCAAAAATGGATATACGAGATGAGCATCTCTCTTGGTTGA
- the ccsA gene encoding cytochrome c biogenesis protein CcsA, translating to MKKILSFMGSMKTAAVLMLIFAFSIGYATIVENDFGTMTAKADIYNARWFEILLGLLAVNLFLNIINFKMYARKKTLIFVFHVAFFVILLGAAVTRYMGFEGMMHIREGQTSSVMTSSEPYLNVKATDGTNTVESFKKLYLSKNASNSYNQNIKIGAKEMHVKLAEYIPDAVIQLVEDKNGKPTASMMVTLNGRGQSVQLSQGEFFETGDLVLDFGSGKKFDKPVIEIFVDNKKIYINHQMDLTYLKMDDKSGGTLKANSKEELVTRILHSYNNTNFVLREFYPSAVKKIVRNPNAKARNPGIDALRFEVGDAKEKKTVLVYGRSGDIGDDSSVLVDGVKLSINYGAKIINLPFGIKLNDFQLERYPGSMSPASYASEVTLIDKEQNLQEPYRIYMNHILDHRGYRFFQSSYDQDEKGTILSVNNDPGTIITYIGYLMLAVGMFGSLFMSNGRFAKLSKKAKEISASRTVAALLALAAVFTYSNSYAEELNPIIKTIKSFDKGHADKFSRIVVQDSSGRMKPFDTLATEILNKIHRGNSILGLDANQVILGMMIRPDAWREIKMINTSNKEINKILGIPKSERYASFSQFFQAPNDLQGYKLEKYADEAIRKAPNNRDNFDKAVLAVDERVNVAYMVYSGAIVKIWPKPNDINHKWFATVDALQTFDKTISLNIRNIAIDYFSNVDKALKTGDWTKADKALTRIEKYQRFYGAAVYPEDKKISLEIAYNHSYVFEKLWPLYFLVGFVLLALSFVKILRPSFKIDIYSKSAMFLLIAFFIAHTMGLAVRWYISGHAPWSNGFESMVYIAWATVLAGFIFSKHSPITLASTSILAGLILFVAHLNWMDPKVTNLVPVLQSYWLSIHVSMITASYGFLGLGALLGFITIILFVVKNKHNDKRISSSIIELNAINEMSLLIGLAMLTTGNFLGGVWANESWGRYWGWDPKETWALVTILVYAVVVHLRFIKSLYTPFNYSVISLLAFTSVIMTYFGVNYYLAGMHSYAKGDPVPIPGFVPVTYIIIFALIALAFKNRKLAVK from the coding sequence ATGAAAAAAATATTGTCATTTATGGGCTCGATGAAAACAGCGGCTGTTTTGATGCTCATTTTTGCATTTTCTATCGGATACGCGACCATCGTAGAGAATGATTTCGGTACTATGACGGCAAAAGCCGATATATATAACGCAAGATGGTTTGAGATCCTTTTGGGACTGCTGGCCGTCAACCTCTTCTTAAATATTATAAACTTTAAGATGTACGCACGAAAGAAAACACTTATTTTTGTATTCCATGTCGCATTCTTTGTGATCCTCTTAGGCGCTGCAGTCACGCGCTATATGGGTTTTGAAGGGATGATGCATATACGAGAAGGGCAAACTTCTTCGGTTATGACAAGTTCGGAACCTTATCTAAACGTCAAAGCGACCGACGGTACTAATACCGTAGAAAGTTTCAAAAAACTTTATCTCTCTAAAAACGCATCCAACAGTTATAACCAGAATATCAAGATCGGTGCCAAAGAGATGCATGTAAAACTTGCAGAATATATTCCCGATGCCGTCATACAGCTTGTCGAGGATAAAAACGGAAAACCGACCGCAAGCATGATGGTCACTTTAAACGGACGGGGGCAGAGCGTTCAGCTTTCACAGGGAGAGTTTTTTGAAACGGGCGATCTGGTTCTGGATTTCGGCTCGGGCAAAAAATTTGACAAGCCCGTGATAGAGATATTTGTCGATAACAAAAAAATCTACATAAACCATCAAATGGATCTGACATATCTTAAGATGGACGACAAAAGCGGCGGAACACTTAAAGCAAATTCGAAAGAGGAGCTCGTGACCCGCATCCTTCATTCATATAACAATACGAACTTCGTGCTGCGCGAGTTTTATCCTTCGGCTGTGAAAAAGATCGTTCGCAATCCGAATGCAAAAGCCAGAAATCCGGGCATAGACGCTTTGCGCTTTGAGGTCGGTGACGCAAAAGAGAAAAAAACGGTCTTGGTATACGGCCGTTCGGGTGATATCGGGGACGATTCAAGCGTTCTTGTGGACGGCGTAAAGCTCTCGATCAATTACGGAGCAAAGATCATCAATCTGCCGTTTGGTATAAAACTCAACGATTTTCAGCTTGAACGCTATCCTGGCTCGATGTCTCCCGCATCGTACGCAAGCGAGGTAACACTGATAGACAAGGAGCAGAACCTGCAAGAACCTTACCGCATCTATATGAACCATATCCTCGATCACCGCGGATACAGATTTTTCCAGTCCTCTTACGATCAGGATGAAAAAGGGACCATACTCTCGGTCAATAACGATCCAGGTACGATCATAACGTATATAGGATATTTGATGCTTGCCGTAGGAATGTTCGGTTCTCTGTTCATGTCAAACGGCAGATTTGCGAAACTCTCCAAAAAAGCAAAAGAGATAAGCGCGAGCAGAACCGTAGCGGCACTATTGGCACTGGCGGCTGTATTTACCTATAGCAACTCGTATGCCGAGGAACTAAACCCTATCATTAAGACGATAAAGTCTTTTGACAAAGGGCATGCGGACAAGTTCAGCAGGATAGTCGTACAAGACAGCAGCGGACGTATGAAACCGTTTGATACGCTGGCAACCGAGATATTAAACAAGATACATAGAGGAAACTCCATACTGGGGCTTGATGCAAACCAGGTCATACTCGGGATGATGATACGTCCGGACGCGTGGCGCGAGATCAAGATGATCAATACGTCGAACAAAGAGATCAATAAGATCCTCGGTATCCCTAAAAGCGAAAGATACGCTTCCTTTTCGCAGTTCTTTCAGGCTCCTAACGACTTGCAAGGATACAAACTTGAAAAATATGCCGATGAAGCGATCCGCAAAGCACCTAATAACAGAGATAATTTCGATAAAGCGGTTTTAGCCGTGGACGAACGCGTAAACGTCGCGTATATGGTCTATTCGGGCGCTATTGTCAAGATATGGCCGAAACCAAACGATATTAACCATAAGTGGTTTGCGACGGTCGATGCTCTGCAAACCTTTGACAAAACGATCTCTTTAAACATCAGAAACATCGCAATCGATTATTTTTCCAATGTCGATAAAGCTTTAAAAACCGGTGACTGGACAAAAGCCGATAAGGCGTTGACGAGAATAGAAAAATATCAGCGTTTTTACGGTGCGGCGGTCTATCCAGAAGATAAAAAAATATCTTTGGAGATAGCTTACAACCACTCGTATGTCTTTGAAAAGCTTTGGCCTCTTTACTTCCTTGTCGGTTTCGTGCTTTTAGCGCTCTCTTTTGTAAAGATACTCAGACCTTCGTTTAAGATAGACATATATAGCAAATCCGCAATGTTCCTGCTTATAGCCTTCTTTATTGCGCATACCATGGGGCTTGCCGTGAGATGGTATATTTCGGGACATGCGCCTTGGTCGAACGGTTTTGAATCCATGGTCTATATTGCATGGGCGACGGTGCTTGCAGGATTTATCTTCTCTAAACATTCACCGATCACTCTTGCTTCGACATCTATTCTGGCGGGATTGATCCTGTTTGTTGCGCATCTTAACTGGATGGATCCGAAAGTCACTAACCTTGTACCGGTGCTTCAGTCGTACTGGTTGAGTATCCACGTCTCCATGATCACCGCAAGTTACGGTTTCTTGGGACTTGGAGCACTTTTGGGCTTTATTACGATCATTCTTTTTGTCGTAAAAAATAAACACAACGACAAACGTATCAGCAGTTCCATTATCGAGCTCAACGCCATAAACGAGATGAGTCTTCTTATAGGGCTTGCGATGCTTACTACAGGGAACTTTTTAGGCGGCGTCTGGGCGAACGAGAGCTGGGGGCGCTACTGGGGATGGGATCCAAAAGAGACATGGGCCTTGGTTACTATTTTAGTCTATGCGGTCGTCGTACACCTTAGATTTATTAAATCGCTGTATACGCCTTTTAATTACAGTGTCATATCCCTGCTGGCGTTTACGTCGGTTATCATGACGTATTTCGGCGTAAACTACTATCTTGCGGGTATGCATTCATACGCAAAGGGCGATCCCGTACCGATCCCCGGTTTTGTGCCTGTAACGTATATCATCATCTTCGCTCTTATAGCTCTTGCCTTTAAAAACAGAAAATTGGCCGTAAAGTAG
- the dnaJ gene encoding molecular chaperone DnaJ: MENLSYYEILEIDQNADKSVIKKAYRRLAKEYHPDKNQGDKEAEIKFKFINEAYQVLSDDKQRSIYDRYGKEGLQGMGTGRSSSGMGGFEDLGSIFEEMFGGFGGGGSRRSRADMDKFPLDMNVDMSISFNEAVFGCEKEINYKYKKSCQSCKGTGAKDGKLSTCGQCQGKGQVYIRQGFMTFSQTCPVCHGEGSMPSEKCGDCRGSGYTEVKESVTINVPKGIDSGNRLRVGGRGNIGKNGHRGDLYVTFSVQADKHFIRSENDVYIEIPVFFTQAITGEEITIPSLTGELKLQLDVGTRDKQQFKFRKEGIDDVHGHGKGDLIAQVNITYPKKLNDEQRQLLAKLQESFGIESKPHESVLDSAIDKMKSWFK; this comes from the coding sequence TTGGAAAATTTAAGTTATTATGAAATATTAGAGATAGACCAAAATGCAGACAAATCTGTAATTAAAAAAGCCTACAGAAGGCTTGCCAAAGAGTACCACCCCGACAAGAATCAGGGTGACAAAGAGGCAGAAATAAAATTTAAATTTATAAATGAAGCCTATCAAGTGCTAAGCGACGATAAACAAAGATCCATCTACGACAGATACGGCAAAGAGGGGCTTCAAGGAATGGGCACAGGCCGTTCGTCGTCTGGGATGGGCGGTTTTGAGGATCTGGGCAGTATATTTGAAGAGATGTTCGGCGGTTTTGGAGGCGGCGGATCCAGACGTTCTCGCGCAGATATGGACAAGTTCCCTCTTGATATGAACGTCGACATGAGCATCAGTTTTAATGAAGCGGTATTCGGCTGCGAAAAAGAGATAAACTACAAATACAAAAAATCATGCCAAAGCTGTAAAGGTACGGGAGCAAAAGACGGTAAACTCTCTACCTGCGGCCAATGTCAGGGAAAAGGACAGGTCTATATCCGTCAAGGTTTTATGACGTTCTCCCAGACATGTCCCGTCTGTCACGGCGAGGGAAGCATGCCCTCTGAAAAATGCGGTGACTGCCGCGGCAGCGGATACACCGAAGTTAAAGAGAGCGTAACGATCAATGTGCCAAAAGGGATAGATTCGGGCAACAGACTCAGAGTCGGCGGACGCGGTAACATAGGCAAGAACGGCCACCGCGGCGACCTCTATGTGACCTTCAGCGTACAGGCGGACAAACATTTCATTAGAAGCGAAAACGATGTTTATATCGAGATTCCGGTATTTTTCACTCAGGCGATAACGGGAGAAGAGATAACCATCCCTTCACTCACGGGAGAACTGAAACTTCAACTGGATGTCGGTACACGCGACAAACAGCAGTTCAAATTTAGAAAAGAGGGGATCGACGATGTCCACGGTCATGGCAAAGGCGATCTGATCGCTCAGGTGAACATTACCTATCCCAAAAAGCTCAACGACGAGCAGAGACAGCTTCTTGCAAAACTGCAAGAGTCTTTCGGCATAGAATCGAAACCACACGAAAGCGTTTTGGATTCTGCCATAGATAAAATGAAAAGCTGGTTCAAATAG
- the polA gene encoding DNA polymerase I: MSKTVTIIDTFGFFFRSFYALPQHLSNKEGFPTGLLTGFVNFISSLQKEHSSDYLVFAIDSKGDTFRNEIDPNYKANRSAPPHELTLQLPVAIEWIDKMGFRTLGMTGYEADDMIATVASIAVKKGYNVKIVSHDKDLYQLIDDDKVVLVDAIKRKTINEAECMQKYGVTPGQFIDFQSLLGDSADNIPGVKGIGKVTAQKLISTYKTLENIYENIDDVTPAGVQKKLIENKENAFMSKRLVTLRKDVFDEFDFDEYEMHYENPFIPIYDELVHYEMNAILRSLHAKGVMEEQKTGTTKNGVEVVYETIKEPKLEDFKTTLITNAEALKSVLAALKTEDTVAFDTETTGLDPYKDTLVGFSFCFDAKQAFYVPLAHSYLGVPRQIDAEDAKEAIKKIFACRVVGHNIKFDLHFVTKFLREDLDIYGDSMILAWLHDPEGKLSLDHLSKTMLNHTMISFKDTVKKGETFASVEVEDACRYAAEDALITLRLYNLLVQKFKHNSTEYLLEEASNVEYPFISTLLRMEQNGITVDDGFLTLFLQEVKLRLASLTKDIYAAAGCEFNLNSPQQLGTVLFETLGLPSGKKTKTGYSTDEKVLSALIGEHEIIRYILDYREVHKLYSTYIEPLLKLSQESADGRVHTSFVQTGTATGRLSSKNPNLQNIPVRSDLGVKIRRGFTAPKGKKLVGIDYSQIELRLLAHFSEDEVLVDAFKEDKDIHLQTAIVLFGEEEAAGKRNIAKTVNFGLLYGMGQKKLSDTLNISTKEAKDIITKYFEKFHNVKEYFNYIIEESKEKGYVETLLRRRRYFDYAKATPMLKAAYERESVNTKFQGSVSDLIKLSMNKIDEIIRAEDLGAKMLLQIHDELIFEIDEDAAEELGLRFKKIMEEIYELKIPLKASLNIGDNWGELK, from the coding sequence ATGTCAAAAACAGTAACCATAATAGATACTTTCGGATTCTTTTTTAGAAGTTTTTATGCGCTTCCGCAGCATCTTAGCAACAAAGAAGGATTTCCGACGGGACTTTTAACGGGTTTTGTCAATTTCATCTCCTCTTTGCAAAAAGAGCATAGCAGCGATTATTTGGTGTTTGCGATAGACTCAAAAGGCGATACGTTTAGAAACGAGATAGATCCGAACTACAAAGCAAACCGCAGTGCGCCTCCGCACGAGCTGACCTTGCAGCTTCCCGTGGCGATAGAGTGGATAGACAAGATGGGTTTTCGTACTCTTGGCATGACGGGGTATGAAGCCGATGATATGATCGCTACCGTCGCGAGCATAGCCGTAAAAAAAGGGTATAACGTAAAGATAGTTTCCCATGACAAAGATCTTTACCAGCTTATAGACGACGATAAGGTAGTATTGGTCGATGCCATCAAAAGAAAAACGATAAACGAAGCGGAGTGTATGCAAAAGTACGGCGTCACTCCCGGACAGTTTATCGATTTTCAATCGCTTCTTGGCGACAGTGCGGACAATATCCCCGGTGTAAAGGGGATAGGAAAGGTGACTGCCCAAAAACTTATCTCGACCTACAAAACACTTGAAAATATCTACGAAAACATAGACGATGTCACTCCCGCGGGAGTTCAAAAAAAACTGATCGAAAACAAAGAGAATGCTTTTATGTCTAAAAGGCTCGTTACACTGAGAAAAGATGTCTTTGACGAGTTTGATTTTGACGAGTACGAGATGCATTATGAAAATCCTTTTATTCCTATCTATGACGAACTTGTGCATTATGAGATGAATGCCATTTTAAGATCGCTCCATGCAAAAGGGGTTATGGAGGAGCAAAAAACAGGTACTACCAAAAACGGAGTAGAAGTGGTTTATGAAACTATCAAGGAGCCAAAACTCGAAGATTTCAAAACGACTCTTATAACGAACGCTGAAGCATTAAAAAGTGTTTTAGCGGCTTTAAAAACCGAAGATACCGTAGCTTTTGACACGGAAACCACAGGGCTCGATCCCTATAAAGACACGCTTGTCGGGTTCAGCTTCTGTTTTGATGCAAAACAGGCGTTTTACGTGCCTCTTGCCCATTCGTATCTGGGAGTTCCCCGGCAGATAGACGCAGAGGATGCAAAAGAGGCTATCAAAAAAATATTTGCCTGCAGAGTGGTAGGGCATAACATCAAGTTCGATCTTCATTTTGTGACAAAATTCTTAAGAGAGGATCTTGATATCTACGGAGACAGCATGATACTTGCATGGCTGCATGATCCCGAAGGCAAACTCTCGCTCGATCACCTCTCCAAAACGATGTTAAATCATACTATGATCTCGTTTAAGGATACGGTAAAAAAAGGAGAAACATTTGCTTCTGTCGAGGTCGAAGATGCCTGCAGATATGCCGCAGAAGATGCTTTGATCACGCTTCGGCTTTACAATCTGCTTGTTCAAAAGTTTAAACACAACTCGACGGAGTATCTTTTAGAGGAGGCTTCAAACGTAGAATATCCCTTTATATCCACGCTTTTAAGGATGGAGCAAAACGGTATCACAGTCGATGACGGATTTTTGACTCTTTTTTTGCAAGAGGTGAAGCTGAGGCTTGCTTCTCTTACAAAAGATATCTACGCCGCCGCCGGATGTGAGTTCAATCTTAACTCTCCTCAGCAGCTCGGTACGGTTTTATTTGAAACGCTCGGGCTGCCTTCTGGGAAAAAAACAAAGACGGGGTATTCGACTGATGAAAAGGTCTTAAGCGCTCTTATCGGCGAGCATGAGATCATAAGATATATACTCGATTACAGGGAGGTGCATAAACTCTATTCGACATATATCGAGCCGCTTTTGAAACTTTCGCAGGAGAGTGCAGACGGCAGAGTGCATACCTCTTTCGTTCAGACGGGAACGGCAACGGGGCGTCTGAGCTCAAAAAATCCGAATCTCCAGAATATTCCGGTAAGAAGCGATCTGGGAGTAAAGATACGCAGAGGTTTTACGGCGCCAAAAGGTAAAAAACTTGTCGGGATAGACTACTCGCAGATCGAGCTTAGGCTTCTTGCGCATTTTAGCGAAGACGAGGTGTTGGTAGACGCGTTTAAAGAGGATAAGGATATTCACCTTCAAACGGCGATAGTGCTTTTTGGAGAAGAGGAGGCAGCAGGCAAGAGGAACATCGCCAAGACAGTGAACTTCGGGCTTTTATACGGCATGGGGCAAAAAAAGCTTTCAGATACCCTCAACATTAGCACGAAAGAAGCAAAAGATATCATTACGAAATATTTTGAGAAATTTCATAACGTAAAAGAATATTTCAACTATATCATCGAAGAGAGCAAAGAGAAGGGCTATGTCGAAACACTGCTTCGCCGCAGACGCTATTTTGACTATGCAAAAGCGACGCCGATGCTAAAAGCCGCATATGAAAGAGAAAGCGTGAACACAAAGTTCCAAGGCAGCGTGTCGGACCTTATAAAACTTTCCATGAACAAGATCGACGAGATCATACGGGCTGAAGATCTCGGAGCAAAGATGCTCTTGCAGATTCACGATGAACTGATATTTGAGATTGATGAAGATGCGGCAGAGGAACTCGGGCTCAGATTCAAAAAAATTATGGAAGAGATATATGAACTTAAGATTCCTCTCAAAGCCTCTTTAAACATCGGAGATAACTGGGGAGAGCTGAAATAA
- the truA gene encoding tRNA pseudouridine(38-40) synthase TruA, translating into MKVKATISYNGTKFYGSQVQENKITVNGTLQEVLKSMGVESKLEASGRTDRGVHATGQVVDFEIPEFWKDTKKLLETMNSKLPPSIQVRRIEIAGDDFHARYGASRRVYRYLLKEGRSNPFEDEFVTFVDQLNIEVLREAAKLFEGTHDFKEFHKRGSDNKTTVRTIYKTSVYRHKGVTVLYFEANGFLRSQIRLMVAMLLGINEGRFSLEDLKNRLECKKKTALKPAPSNGLYLAKIFYS; encoded by the coding sequence TTGAAAGTTAAAGCGACCATCTCCTATAACGGTACAAAATTTTACGGCTCGCAGGTTCAAGAGAACAAGATAACCGTGAACGGAACCTTGCAGGAAGTCTTAAAATCGATGGGCGTCGAATCAAAGCTCGAAGCATCTGGAAGAACGGACAGAGGCGTTCATGCGACTGGTCAGGTGGTAGATTTCGAGATTCCGGAATTTTGGAAAGATACGAAGAAGCTTTTAGAGACCATGAACTCCAAACTCCCGCCCTCCATACAAGTAAGAAGAATAGAGATCGCAGGTGATGATTTTCATGCACGCTACGGTGCTTCCAGACGCGTATACAGATATCTTCTCAAAGAGGGACGCTCCAACCCTTTTGAAGATGAATTCGTCACGTTCGTGGACCAACTAAATATAGAAGTTCTTCGCGAAGCAGCAAAACTGTTCGAAGGGACACACGACTTTAAAGAGTTTCATAAAAGAGGAAGCGACAACAAGACCACCGTGCGGACAATATATAAAACATCCGTGTACCGCCACAAGGGCGTAACGGTTTTATATTTTGAAGCAAACGGCTTTCTGCGTTCTCAGATACGATTGATGGTCGCTATGCTGCTTGGCATAAACGAGGGCAGATTCTCTTTAGAAGACCTCAAAAACCGGCTTGAATGCAAAAAAAAGACAGCATTAAAGCCGGCCCCCTCAAACGGGCTGTATCTGGCTAAGATATTTTATTCGTGA
- a CDS encoding Hsp20/alpha crystallin family protein → MFLTKFDPFQELRNLEKKMSMSFPSLSPEGSLSSFVPVVNTREGEFAYHVEVDLPGVKKEDISIDVKDNVLTISGERKYKNEVDKDDYYRCESSYGKFQRSFTLPKDADAENINASTENGELEVVIPKLAKSSDAKKIEVK, encoded by the coding sequence ATGTTTCTTACTAAGTTCGATCCGTTTCAAGAGCTGCGCAATTTAGAAAAAAAGATGTCTATGAGCTTCCCTTCTCTTTCACCGGAAGGCTCTCTGTCAAGTTTTGTTCCGGTGGTCAATACCCGAGAAGGTGAGTTCGCCTACCACGTAGAAGTCGATCTTCCCGGTGTTAAAAAAGAGGATATTTCGATCGATGTCAAAGATAACGTACTAACGATATCGGGAGAGAGAAAATACAAAAACGAAGTTGATAAAGACGATTATTACAGATGCGAGAGCAGCTATGGCAAGTTTCAAAGAAGTTTCACACTTCCAAAAGATGCCGATGCCGAAAATATCAACGCCTCTACCGAAAACGGTGAGCTCGAGGTCGTTATTCCGAAATTGGCAAAATCCTCTGATGCTAAAAAAATAGAGGTCAAATAA
- a CDS encoding sulfatase-like hydrolase/transferase, producing MSLWLGSRFDLRMVVIMAAPLFFLGWIPYLSPFKNRVAKYFWITYLTIIFAVYMFFYAVDFGFYSYLGSRLDFTAVRLLEDFDTAMEMVWESYHVIWINIGFILLVSVFAWLVGKLFTSIEKKENVHYSIMMKIIVGFVSFFILFAMGWGKLNQYPLRWSDASFSKHPFAAQLTYNPIHYFFDTWKNGRISYDVNKVRSYYDVMADYLGVVHKDKEKLYFKRQANPINPVGGKPNVVIVLMESFASYKSSVSGNPINPSPYLKKYADKGWYFKNYFTPTVGTARSVYALLTSLPDTELHGTSSRNPLIVNQHSILEDFKGYRKLYFIGGSASWGNIRGMLNESMDNLDLYEEERYSAPRTDVWGISDADLAIEANKVLVKEKEPFVAVIQTSGNHRPYTIPDNEHGFKIRTDVPLKEVKKYGFASLEEYNSFRFLDYSVGLFMREAEKSDYFKNTIFVFWGDHGIDGYSQHVPPGESTSNLGLGSFRVPFVIYSPMIKEHKVFDTVMSELDALPSIASLAGIHYTATTLGRNVFDPQFKDSHFAYTMFNRADPTLGLVGKEFYYKSTNKFEGLYKIDSQTPLKDHSKEHPELFNRMKTLAHGIYQTAKYIPYFNKRRDAHE from the coding sequence ATGTCGCTGTGGCTTGGAAGCAGATTCGATCTTAGAATGGTAGTGATCATGGCCGCGCCTTTGTTCTTTTTAGGATGGATCCCGTATCTTTCCCCTTTTAAAAACAGAGTGGCAAAATATTTTTGGATCACCTATCTTACGATCATTTTTGCCGTATATATGTTCTTTTACGCAGTAGATTTCGGTTTTTACTCTTATCTGGGAAGCAGACTTGATTTTACGGCCGTAAGACTTTTGGAAGATTTCGATACGGCTATGGAAATGGTCTGGGAAAGCTACCATGTCATATGGATAAATATCGGCTTTATTCTGCTTGTAAGCGTGTTTGCATGGCTTGTCGGCAAACTTTTTACCTCCATAGAAAAAAAAGAGAATGTTCATTATTCTATTATGATGAAGATCATCGTAGGTTTTGTTAGTTTTTTCATACTTTTTGCCATGGGATGGGGAAAACTGAACCAGTACCCGCTTCGCTGGTCGGATGCATCTTTTTCAAAACATCCGTTTGCCGCGCAGCTTACGTATAATCCGATCCATTACTTTTTTGATACTTGGAAAAACGGCCGTATCTCTTATGATGTAAATAAGGTCAGAAGTTATTACGACGTGATGGCGGATTATCTCGGCGTCGTGCATAAAGATAAAGAGAAACTTTATTTTAAACGTCAGGCAAATCCAATCAATCCGGTAGGCGGCAAACCAAACGTCGTCATCGTCTTGATGGAGTCTTTTGCGTCTTATAAATCCAGCGTATCGGGGAATCCTATCAATCCTTCTCCTTATTTGAAAAAATATGCAGACAAAGGATGGTATTTTAAAAACTATTTCACTCCTACCGTAGGAACTGCAAGAAGCGTCTATGCTCTGCTCACATCTCTTCCCGATACGGAGCTTCACGGAACGTCAAGCCGTAATCCGCTCATAGTTAATCAGCACAGTATCTTGGAGGATTTTAAAGGATACAGAAAGCTTTATTTTATAGGCGGCTCAGCGTCATGGGGAAATATACGCGGGATGCTTAATGAATCCATGGACAACCTCGATCTTTACGAGGAAGAAAGATACAGTGCACCGCGTACAGACGTATGGGGAATATCCGATGCGGATCTGGCGATAGAAGCCAACAAAGTACTGGTAAAAGAGAAAGAGCCGTTTGTTGCGGTCATCCAGACATCGGGCAACCACAGACCATATACGATTCCGGATAACGAGCATGGTTTCAAAATCCGTACTGACGTACCTCTTAAAGAGGTAAAAAAATATGGATTTGCGTCCCTTGAAGAGTATAATTCTTTTAGATTCTTAGATTATTCGGTGGGTCTTTTTATGCGCGAAGCCGAAAAGAGCGATTACTTTAAAAATACGATCTTCGTGTTTTGGGGAGATCATGGAATAGACGGCTATTCGCAGCATGTGCCGCCGGGAGAAAGTACGTCGAATCTGGGACTGGGATCGTTTCGCGTACCGTTTGTGATCTACTCGCCTATGATAAAAGAGCATAAGGTCTTTGACACGGTTATGTCGGAACTGGATGCTCTGCCTTCTATCGCTTCATTGGCGGGCATCCATTACACGGCTACGACTTTGGGACGCAATGTCTTTGATCCGCAGTTTAAAGACAGCCATTTTGCATATACGATGTTCAACCGTGCCGATCCTACGCTGGGTCTGGTCGGAAAAGAGTTTTACTATAAAAGCACGAACAAGTTTGAAGGGTTGTACAAAATAGACAGCCAGACTCCTCTTAAAGATCATTCCAAAGAGCATCCGGAGCTGTTTAACAGGATGAAGACATTAGCGCACGGTATTTACCAGACGGCAAAGTACATACCTTACTTCAACAAGCGCAGAGACGCTCACGAATAA